A single genomic interval of Metamycoplasma salivarium harbors:
- the asnS gene encoding asparagine--tRNA ligase, which translates to MTIKKLLTSLNDIKHGQDFEIQGWVQNNRGNEKIKFLALTDGSTVDTLQLVIKSENIKRFNLDKINLGSSIKVKGKLLLTPTAPQPIELAVDDLILINNTDEDFPIQKKETTLDFLREIPHLRHRTNLFRAIMIIRNALLFEIHSYFQKHDFLNIAAPIITSNDGEGAGETLIVNSSEGDFFKQKSFLGVTGQLHAEAYAAGFKKVYTFAPTFRAENSHTTKHLAEFWMIEPEVAFYELNDIIPFADNLLKTVISNVIKKYPSEMKLLDSLKDNNLITTLKKYISTPLKIMEYKEAIKILEKHKKEFEEQNIFFGMDLGSEHEKFIAEKVVNGPVAMINYPKDIKAFYMYQNDDKKTVAAFDLLVPGIGEIIGGSQRESRYELLVQRLKELKIKQEPLQWYLDLRKYGYAPSSGFGIGFERLVMYVTGVANIRDVIPFPRTPGNIKM; encoded by the coding sequence ATGACAATTAAAAAATTATTAACATCACTTAATGATATTAAACATGGACAAGATTTTGAAATTCAAGGTTGAGTTCAAAACAATCGTGGAAATGAAAAAATCAAATTTTTAGCATTAACTGATGGAAGTACAGTTGATACTTTACAACTTGTTATAAAAAGTGAAAACATTAAAAGATTTAATCTTGACAAAATTAATTTGGGTTCTTCAATAAAAGTTAAAGGAAAACTATTATTAACTCCAACTGCTCCTCAACCTATTGAACTTGCAGTTGATGATTTAATTTTAATTAACAACACCGATGAAGATTTTCCTATTCAAAAGAAAGAAACAACACTTGATTTTTTAAGAGAAATTCCACATTTAAGACATAGAACCAACTTATTTAGAGCAATTATGATTATTCGTAATGCTTTACTTTTTGAAATTCACAGTTATTTTCAAAAACATGATTTTCTTAACATTGCTGCACCAATTATCACATCAAATGATGGTGAAGGTGCTGGCGAAACTTTGATTGTTAATAGTTCTGAAGGTGATTTTTTCAAACAAAAATCTTTTTTAGGTGTGACAGGACAATTGCATGCTGAAGCATATGCTGCAGGATTTAAAAAAGTTTACACTTTTGCGCCTACTTTTAGAGCAGAAAATTCTCATACTACAAAACATTTAGCAGAATTTTGAATGATTGAACCAGAAGTTGCTTTTTATGAACTAAATGATATTATTCCTTTTGCTGACAATTTACTAAAAACAGTAATTAGTAATGTTATTAAAAAATATCCTTCTGAAATGAAATTATTAGACTCTTTAAAAGACAATAATTTGATTACTACATTAAAGAAATATATATCTACTCCATTAAAAATTATGGAATATAAAGAAGCTATTAAAATTCTTGAAAAACACAAAAAAGAGTTTGAGGAACAAAACATCTTTTTTGGTATGGATTTGGGTTCTGAACATGAAAAATTTATTGCTGAAAAAGTTGTAAACGGCCCAGTTGCAATGATTAATTATCCTAAAGACATTAAAGCTTTTTATATGTATCAAAATGATGATAAAAAAACTGTCGCTGCATTTGATTTATTAGTCCCTGGAATTGGTGAAATTATTGGTGGAAGTCAACGTGAATCTAGATATGAACTTTTAGTTCAAAGACTTAAAGAACTAAAAATTAAGCAAGAACCTTTGCAATGATATTTAGATTTAAGAAAATATGGATATGCACCATCTAGTGGTTTTGGAATTGGGTTTGAAAGACTTGTTATGTATGTAACAGGAGTCGCAAATATTCGTGATGTAATTCCATTTCCAAGAACACCTGGAAATATTAAAATGTAA
- a CDS encoding MHO_4530 family protein — protein sequence MTNSIAMILISCLFLFLTVFFIVFYSIKSYYQIKKNSIRNGFLLFEVDADLKRVRINNDIEILNYIPEFIIDLQVKNGEWFDINLFLNFFDKDTKKILVETINSKDKEISKTLLNVMLEGSNNDVTYNLSLENKNSNMFLITLSWEDIFSFSINKRIQYIETQKSFELIKDKNFVIYLHLKLSKIFKIKYLVNEIASILVKKKINTRIIIVNKNENFFIYFENEAIFNTLDIEIQALFGYITDLKILNSYFDICVLIDKAVISEFDNNRFFLLVAYLLFKNSNEEGKKLNYVLINKDALSLNAFESFENKYLNVISLINNGNYLVKNAPLHDFSSSQTSLKITMPIFSEEYLSEYENLLNNTDLQRYLWLVFFKDIDKYKLTNSILMIEDFIFPSLNAKYLYHVFKKNKHLQICIKINNSENYEHLISKLNALNEASYSAGIRINEIEENLLFFLSKTNIQFIIINKEISKNLNVAKNIVSINMLMSYANDKGIILIFEELNIENYKKLITTKNNEKILYLNAQNKK from the coding sequence ATGACAAATAGTATTGCAATGATTTTAATTTCTTGTTTGTTCTTATTCTTAACGGTGTTTTTTATTGTATTTTATTCAATAAAATCCTATTATCAAATTAAGAAAAACAGTATTAGAAATGGGTTTTTATTATTTGAAGTTGATGCTGATTTAAAAAGAGTTAGGATTAACAATGACATTGAGATTCTAAATTACATTCCCGAATTTATTATAGATTTACAAGTTAAAAATGGTGAATGATTTGATATTAATTTATTTTTAAATTTCTTTGATAAAGATACTAAAAAAATTCTTGTTGAGACAATTAATAGCAAAGATAAAGAAATTAGTAAAACGCTTCTTAATGTTATGCTCGAAGGCAGTAACAATGATGTTACATATAATTTGTCTTTAGAAAATAAAAACTCCAATATGTTTTTAATTACTTTATCGTGAGAGGATATATTTTCATTCTCAATCAATAAGAGAATTCAATACATCGAGACACAAAAGAGTTTTGAATTAATAAAAGATAAAAACTTTGTTATTTATTTACATTTGAAATTGTCAAAAATTTTCAAAATTAAATATTTAGTTAATGAAATTGCATCTATTCTTGTTAAGAAAAAAATTAATACTAGAATAATAATTGTCAATAAAAACGAAAATTTCTTTATTTATTTTGAAAATGAAGCTATTTTTAATACATTAGATATTGAAATACAAGCACTTTTTGGTTATATAACTGATTTAAAAATTTTGAACTCTTATTTTGACATATGTGTTTTGATAGATAAAGCTGTCATAAGTGAGTTTGATAATAATAGATTTTTCTTGCTAGTTGCATATTTACTATTCAAAAATTCAAATGAAGAAGGAAAAAAATTAAATTATGTTCTTATAAATAAAGACGCTTTATCTCTAAATGCTTTTGAGTCATTTGAAAATAAATATCTGAATGTTATATCTTTAATTAACAATGGAAATTATTTAGTCAAAAATGCACCATTACATGATTTTTCTTCTTCACAAACTTCACTAAAAATCACTATGCCGATATTTTCGGAAGAGTATTTAAGTGAATATGAAAATTTATTAAATAATACCGACTTGCAAAGATATTTGTGGTTAGTTTTCTTTAAAGATATTGACAAATATAAATTGACTAATTCAATTTTAATGATTGAGGACTTTATATTTCCTTCTTTAAATGCTAAATATTTGTATCATGTTTTTAAGAAAAATAAGCATTTACAAATATGTATAAAAATTAATAATTCAGAAAATTATGAACACTTAATTTCAAAATTAAATGCATTAAACGAAGCTAGTTATTCCGCTGGAATTAGGATTAATGAAATTGAAGAAAATTTATTGTTCTTTTTATCAAAAACAAACATTCAATTTATTATTATCAATAAAGAAATAAGCAAAAACTTAAATGTTGCTAAAAATATAGTATCAATTAATATGCTTATGTCATATGCAAATGATAAAGGTATCATATTAATTTTTGAAGAGTTAAATATTGAAAATTATAAAAAATTAATCACTACGAAAAATAATGAAAAAATACTATACTTAAATGCACAAAACAAAAAATAG
- the serS gene encoding serine--tRNA ligase, with translation MLDLKYIINNKLEVIKKLSTRNYDIDNIEKIVTLVEKRNKLIAKLEKLQAERNTLSDEIGIKKRNKQDTSKLMEKVSKIKVEIDKVDVEADELIKKVNDLVIKIPNIPYDEVPVGRSDLDNVVIKEFPNLGRGLVKNVEAHYDIATKLDIIDFVRSVKLAQTRFVLYKNEGAQLVRALANFMLSTHIKNGYKELMPAHLVNSKMLFGTGQLPKFKEDLFKIENNDLWLIPTAEVPVTNYHYDEILDLSKPIKYVAYTKCFRSEAGSGGRDTRGVIRQHEFHKVELVKLTSEKDGMHEWEEMVKDAESILQLLEIPYRKVLLSTGDIGFSSAKTIDLELWIPSEQKYRETSSISICKDFQGRRAKIRYRDENDKLKYAYTMNGSGLAIDRVVAAILENYQNPDGSISIPKVLIPYMNGLEKISKK, from the coding sequence ATGTTAGATTTAAAATACATAATAAATAACAAACTTGAAGTTATTAAAAAATTATCAACAAGAAACTATGACATTGATAATATTGAAAAAATAGTTACTTTGGTTGAAAAAAGAAATAAACTAATTGCAAAGCTTGAAAAGTTGCAAGCTGAAAGAAACACATTAAGTGATGAAATTGGAATTAAAAAGAGAAATAAACAAGATACATCAAAATTAATGGAAAAAGTTTCAAAAATTAAAGTTGAGATTGACAAAGTTGATGTTGAAGCTGATGAATTAATTAAAAAAGTTAATGACTTAGTTATCAAAATTCCAAACATTCCTTATGATGAAGTTCCAGTTGGAAGAAGTGATTTAGATAATGTTGTAATTAAAGAATTTCCTAACTTAGGTCGTGGTTTAGTTAAAAACGTTGAGGCACACTATGATATTGCCACAAAACTTGACATCATTGATTTTGTTAGATCAGTAAAATTAGCACAAACTAGATTTGTTCTATATAAAAATGAAGGTGCACAATTAGTTAGAGCATTAGCTAATTTTATGTTATCAACTCATATTAAAAATGGTTATAAAGAATTAATGCCTGCACATTTAGTTAATAGCAAAATGTTATTTGGAACAGGCCAGCTTCCTAAATTTAAAGAAGATTTATTTAAAATTGAAAATAACGATTTATGATTAATTCCAACAGCGGAAGTGCCTGTTACAAATTACCATTATGATGAAATTTTAGATTTATCTAAACCAATTAAATATGTTGCTTACACAAAATGTTTTAGATCAGAAGCTGGAAGTGGCGGAAGAGATACACGCGGTGTTATAAGACAACATGAATTTCATAAAGTTGAACTTGTAAAATTAACATCAGAAAAAGATGGAATGCATGAATGAGAAGAAATGGTTAAAGATGCTGAAAGTATCTTACAATTACTTGAAATTCCATATCGTAAGGTTTTATTATCAACTGGTGACATTGGATTTAGTTCTGCAAAAACAATTGACCTAGAACTTTGGATTCCATCTGAACAAAAATATCGTGAAACAAGTTCAATTTCAATTTGTAAAGATTTTCAAGGACGTAGAGCAAAAATTAGATATCGTGATGAAAATGATAAACTAAAATATGCTTATACAATGAATGGTTCAGGTCTTGCAATTGATAGAGTAGTTGCCGCTATTTTAGAAAATTATCAAAATCCTGATGGTTCAATTTCAATTCCAAAAGTTTTAATTCCTTATATGAATGGACTTGAAAAAATTTCTAAAAAATAA
- a CDS encoding ATP-dependent helicase — MNELDLKSLNEQQKEAVLYNDGPLRIIAGAGSGKTRVLTHKIVYLIKELHIREDKILALTFSNKAANEMKQRALSLLNNLNYQSEYEPTISTFHSLCAKILRREIHNMNYPNDFQIIDELDQKEVLRVVYSELNILQSEFTYNSIISFIQNQKSKLKSPNDLLNDPTYKDDLRAKIYERYQIHLNKAHTLDFEDLLVFVYKLFYDEEFAGVASKWENKFTHILVDEFQDTNWIQYMIVKRLASKTNNLTIVGDPDQTIYSWRNADINIIMNFDKDFPNCKTIKLEENYRSTKKILTVANNLISHNKNRLDKKLFTENPEGEEVEFFAGFSDEAEARWITSKINLLKKNRVQLKNIAILYRINSYSRAIEEALIQDNTIYKIFGSIKFYQREEIKDALAYLRVIHDGSEISLLRIINKPLRKIGDVTIDKLLKFAGENNLDLYKCLETKINEIHKKLSISTETLKNIIKLVNNIRWARRALQTNSIADTLKEFITNKIQYFEDIKKSEDEYEARMDNFQSLINAIASWEDKNKHGTIDEYLQEITLITDRDVEDDAASYVSLMTVHNAKGLEFDYVFVIGLSENIFPLRRAIVVSPNEDFTKIRNKNIELQKENMEALEEERRLAYVAMTRAKEKLFLSFSVGRNNNRRSRFIPEAGIRETKTIKVASSFSNSINISKNISLIAGDKISHSTYGVGEVLEVENDLIKVKFPNEKKIKTLNMYHESVKKWDEANDK, encoded by the coding sequence ATGAATGAATTAGATTTGAAAAGTTTAAATGAACAACAAAAAGAAGCCGTTTTGTATAATGATGGGCCTTTAAGAATAATTGCAGGTGCTGGATCAGGAAAAACAAGGGTTTTAACACACAAAATTGTTTACTTAATTAAAGAATTACACATTAGAGAAGATAAAATTCTTGCTCTTACTTTTTCTAACAAAGCTGCTAACGAAATGAAACAACGTGCTTTAAGTTTGTTGAATAATTTAAATTATCAAAGCGAATATGAACCAACCATTAGTACCTTCCATTCTCTTTGTGCAAAAATTTTAAGACGTGAAATTCACAATATGAATTATCCAAACGATTTTCAAATTATTGATGAACTAGACCAAAAAGAAGTACTTAGAGTTGTTTATTCAGAACTTAATATTTTACAAAGTGAATTTACTTACAATTCGATTATTTCATTTATTCAAAATCAAAAAAGTAAACTAAAAAGTCCAAATGATTTACTTAATGATCCGACTTACAAAGACGACCTTAGGGCAAAAATATATGAACGTTATCAAATACATTTAAATAAAGCACATACTTTAGATTTTGAAGACTTACTTGTTTTTGTTTATAAATTGTTTTATGATGAAGAATTTGCCGGAGTTGCTAGCAAATGAGAAAATAAATTTACTCATATATTAGTTGATGAATTTCAAGACACCAACTGAATTCAATACATGATTGTAAAAAGATTAGCAAGTAAGACAAATAATCTAACAATTGTTGGTGATCCTGATCAAACAATTTATAGTTGAAGAAATGCCGATATTAATATCATTATGAATTTTGATAAAGACTTCCCAAATTGTAAAACTATTAAACTTGAAGAAAACTATCGTTCTACCAAAAAAATACTTACTGTAGCCAATAATTTGATTTCACATAATAAAAATAGATTAGATAAAAAATTGTTTACTGAAAATCCAGAAGGTGAAGAAGTTGAATTTTTTGCAGGATTTAGCGATGAAGCTGAAGCTAGGTGAATTACATCGAAAATTAATTTATTAAAGAAAAATAGAGTTCAACTTAAAAATATAGCTATTTTATATCGTATCAATAGTTACTCACGGGCAATTGAAGAAGCATTAATTCAAGACAACACTATTTATAAAATTTTTGGTTCTATTAAATTCTACCAACGTGAAGAAATTAAAGATGCATTAGCTTATCTTAGAGTTATCCACGATGGTAGTGAAATATCATTGCTTAGAATTATTAATAAACCATTGCGTAAAATTGGTGATGTAACTATTGATAAACTCTTAAAATTTGCAGGTGAAAATAACTTAGATTTATACAAATGTTTAGAAACAAAAATCAATGAAATACACAAAAAATTAAGTATTTCAACCGAAACTCTAAAAAACATTATTAAACTTGTCAATAACATTCGTTGAGCAAGACGTGCTTTACAAACTAATTCAATTGCAGACACATTAAAAGAATTTATTACCAACAAAATTCAATACTTTGAAGATATTAAAAAATCCGAAGATGAATATGAAGCAAGAATGGACAACTTTCAAAGCTTAATAAATGCTATTGCAAGTTGAGAAGATAAAAATAAACATGGAACCATTGATGAATATTTGCAGGAAATAACATTAATTACTGACCGAGACGTTGAAGATGATGCAGCAAGTTATGTGTCACTAATGACAGTACATAATGCAAAGGGTCTTGAATTTGACTATGTTTTTGTAATTGGGCTAAGTGAAAATATTTTTCCATTAAGAAGAGCTATTGTAGTATCTCCTAATGAAGATTTCACAAAAATTAGAAACAAGAACATTGAATTACAAAAAGAAAATATGGAAGCTTTAGAAGAAGAAAGACGTTTGGCATATGTTGCAATGACTAGAGCTAAAGAAAAACTATTTCTATCATTTTCTGTTGGAAGAAATAACAATAGGAGAAGTAGATTTATTCCTGAAGCTGGAATTAGAGAAACAAAAACTATTAAAGTGGCAAGTAGTTTCTCAAATAGCATTAACATTAGCAAAAATATTTCTTTAATTGCTGGAGATAAAATTTCACATAGTACCTATGGTGTTGGTGAAGTTTTAGAAGTTGAAAATGATTTAATCAAAGTTAAGTTTCCTAATGAAAAGAAAATTAAGACGCTAAATATGTATCATGAATCTGTAAAGAAATGGGACGAAGCAAATGACAAATAG
- a CDS encoding ATP-dependent DNA helicase, with the protein MIKFLNMSDLIKISGFFKKILFEKKQNNFRITSCKIAAQPQGLTIKTNKYGTISILSKDIDFEIDKCYDMILEYFPHSRYTESYNLVELKESEMWKLNYLVRFLKSSKFPGIGEVKSTKIVEKFGFDTLNILAFNDDYDADDFGISEEAYSQARAYLRANTNIIEDQLFFLKLNLSPSFYEKINLYFDSLAMFLEKYKDNFYDFYFDVEGIQVSDLDKITKHFFPEGHFFTKPMVLYKALEEYFFNKGHTKISNKDFYAYFYKNYEKISVDEFKDALKYLIQEKRVLLFDNKEFITTTKLRLMEEYVITRLYDVSKKHKDKFLPYADSYFHPTQIEAINSALNENLCLITGSPGTGKTLILNKIINLLLTKYSEEDIVVVTPTGRATININKDNEIKASTIHSFLQWDVDLDKFKVNENWPENKKVLIIDEFSMVGIDLFFHLLKGLSKSLKKIIVVGDKNQLPAIGPGYLIKDFIESNIFETIELSKIYRQAENYEIIRDAISVNKSEFPKFNGKHSQFHEVEKENLSKIIISEIKKLIKQGYVKKDIAILSPIYNYQTGIDNLNNELSTFWRKLDNMQTTLIGKQAYAIGDKVINTVNDPSKKIFNGEIGYIYNFIFEDDTRIISFVQIKFENEDRIVQFTRKEFLQRIILAYCTSVHKYQGSECPIVFTVLFDEARILLSKKLIYTAITRAQKLSIIFGQKDAFIYGIENDDDSKRITCISELWNAKLNQGVK; encoded by the coding sequence ATGATAAAATTTTTAAATATGAGTGACTTAATTAAGATTTCGGGCTTTTTTAAAAAGATATTATTTGAAAAAAAACAAAATAATTTCCGTATTACATCTTGTAAAATTGCAGCTCAACCACAAGGTCTTACAATCAAAACTAACAAATATGGAACTATTTCTATTTTGTCAAAAGATATTGATTTTGAAATTGATAAATGTTATGACATGATTTTGGAATACTTTCCACATAGTAGATATACTGAAAGTTATAACTTAGTTGAACTTAAAGAAAGTGAAATGTGAAAACTAAATTATTTAGTTCGTTTTTTAAAAAGTTCAAAGTTTCCTGGAATTGGTGAAGTGAAAAGTACAAAAATTGTTGAAAAATTTGGTTTTGATACTTTAAACATTTTAGCTTTTAATGATGATTATGATGCTGATGATTTTGGAATATCAGAAGAAGCATATTCACAAGCTAGAGCATATCTTAGAGCAAATACTAACATTATTGAAGATCAACTGTTCTTTTTAAAATTAAATTTATCACCTAGTTTTTATGAAAAAATTAACTTGTATTTCGATTCACTTGCAATGTTTTTGGAAAAATATAAAGACAACTTTTATGATTTTTATTTTGACGTTGAAGGAATTCAAGTATCTGATTTAGATAAAATTACTAAACATTTCTTTCCAGAAGGCCATTTTTTTACAAAGCCAATGGTGTTATATAAAGCATTAGAAGAATATTTTTTCAATAAAGGCCATACTAAAATTTCAAATAAAGACTTTTACGCTTATTTTTATAAGAATTACGAAAAAATCTCAGTTGATGAATTTAAAGATGCACTTAAATATTTAATTCAAGAAAAGAGAGTCTTACTTTTTGATAATAAAGAATTTATTACGACTACAAAATTAAGATTAATGGAAGAATATGTAATTACAAGGTTATATGATGTAAGCAAAAAACATAAAGACAAATTCTTACCTTATGCAGATTCATATTTTCATCCAACACAAATTGAAGCAATCAACAGTGCTTTAAATGAAAATTTATGTTTAATTACGGGTTCTCCGGGAACTGGGAAAACTTTAATTTTAAATAAAATAATTAACCTACTCTTAACAAAATATAGTGAAGAGGATATTGTTGTAGTTACCCCAACAGGACGAGCAACAATTAATATTAATAAAGATAATGAAATTAAAGCTTCAACAATTCATAGCTTTTTGCAATGAGATGTTGATCTTGATAAATTTAAGGTTAATGAAAATTGACCTGAAAATAAAAAAGTTTTAATTATTGACGAATTTTCTATGGTTGGAATTGATTTATTCTTTCATTTACTAAAAGGGTTAAGTAAATCTCTTAAAAAAATAATTGTTGTTGGTGATAAAAATCAACTCCCTGCAATAGGACCAGGTTATTTAATTAAAGATTTTATTGAATCTAATATTTTTGAAACAATAGAACTTTCAAAAATTTATCGTCAAGCCGAAAATTATGAAATAATTCGAGATGCTATTAGTGTTAATAAATCCGAATTTCCTAAATTTAATGGTAAACATTCGCAATTTCATGAAGTTGAAAAAGAAAATCTAAGCAAAATAATTATTTCCGAAATCAAAAAACTTATTAAACAAGGTTATGTTAAAAAAGATATTGCAATTTTAAGTCCAATTTATAACTATCAAACTGGAATTGATAATTTAAATAATGAACTTTCAACATTTTGAAGAAAATTAGACAATATGCAAACAACTTTAATTGGAAAGCAAGCATATGCAATTGGTGATAAAGTCATAAATACTGTTAATGATCCTTCAAAAAAGATTTTTAATGGTGAAATTGGTTATATTTATAATTTTATTTTCGAGGATGACACTAGAATAATTAGTTTTGTACAAATTAAATTTGAAAATGAAGATCGAATTGTTCAATTTACAAGAAAAGAATTTTTACAAAGAATTATTTTGGCTTATTGTACTAGCGTTCATAAATATCAAGGAAGTGAATGCCCAATTGTTTTTACTGTATTATTTGATGAAGCTAGAATTTTATTAAGTAAAAAATTAATATACACTGCAATTACAAGAGCACAGAAATTAAGTATAATTTTTGGACAAAAAGATGCTTTTATTTATGGTATTGAAAATGATGATGATTCAAAAAGAATCACATGTATTAGTGAACTTTGAAATGCTAAATTAAATCAAGGAGTTAAATAA
- a CDS encoding RDD family protein, protein MIKIQKKANFWIRLLATFIDCILFLSIATGTSFLVFNYKTGNYFYRYNYYFWLLFLSLYLAFFFIVLPIIWKGKTIGMAICRIMIIKQFKEDKLPRVIFDRQRLFSFLWIIILLSFMIFIHPDTFLEAIQGKTLKTYQRAFLIIPTVLSSLALITDIFFISSNLRANRIGLNDKLSRTFTVWINKFEFVEAEDKEEIFASQIKPKPRILPNIKIEN, encoded by the coding sequence ATGATAAAAATACAAAAAAAAGCTAATTTTTGAATTCGTTTACTCGCAACATTTATTGATTGTATTTTGTTTTTATCAATTGCAACAGGAACATCATTCTTAGTTTTTAATTACAAAACTGGAAATTATTTTTATAGATATAATTATTATTTTTGACTTTTATTTTTAAGTTTATATCTAGCTTTTTTCTTTATTGTCTTGCCAATTATTTGAAAAGGTAAAACTATTGGGATGGCAATTTGCCGAATTATGATTATTAAACAATTTAAGGAAGATAAATTACCAAGAGTAATTTTTGATCGTCAAAGACTATTCTCGTTTTTATGAATTATTATTTTACTTTCTTTTATGATTTTTATTCATCCAGATACTTTTTTGGAAGCAATTCAAGGTAAAACATTAAAAACTTACCAACGTGCTTTTTTAATTATTCCTACAGTTTTATCTTCTTTAGCTTTAATTACAGACATTTTCTTTATTTCAAGTAATTTAAGAGCAAATAGAATTGGATTAAATGATAAACTTTCAAGAACATTTACTGTTTGAATTAATAAATTTGAATTTGTTGAAGCAGAAGATAAAGAAGAAATTTTTGCTTCTCAAATAAAACCAAAACCTAGAATATTACCAAATATAAAAATTGAAAATTAA